The following nucleotide sequence is from Chlorogloeopsis sp. ULAP01.
TCCGTTAACAAAATTACGCGCTAAACCAGCTGTACCACTGGCAGGTAAGTATCGCTTGATTGATATTCCTGTCAGTAATTGTATAAATTCCGAAATATTCAAAATCTACGTCCTGACACAATTCAACTCGGCTTCGCTGAATCGCCATATTGCGCGTACCTATAATTTTTCTGGCTTTACTGAGGGATTTGTGGAAGTGCTTGCTGCCCAGCAAACGCCAGAAAACCTCAGTTGGTTCCAAGGTACAGCAGATGCGGTTCGTCAGTACCTATGGCTGTTTGAAGAATGGGGTGTAGACGAATATTTAATACTATCAGGCGATCACCTATACCGGATGGACTATCGCCAATTTATTCAGCGTCACAGGGAAACTGGGGCTGATATTACTCTTTCTGTAATACCCATTGATGAGCGCCGCGCCTCCGACTTTGGCTTGATGAAAATCGATCAGTCTGGAAGGGTAGTAGACTTTAGCGAAAAACCCAAAGGCGATGCTCTCAAGAAAATGGCGGTTGATACTACCATCCTTGGCTTAGAAAAAAACCAAGCCGAGCAACAACCTTATATCGCCTCAATGGGGATTTATATCTTTAAAAGAGATGTTTTGACCAAGTTGTTAAAAGATGCTACTGAACGCACTGATTTTGGCAAAGAAATTATTCCAGATTCAGCCAATGACTACAACATTCAAGCCTACTTGTTTGATGGCTATTGGGAAGATATCGGAACAATAGA
It contains:
- a CDS encoding glucose-1-phosphate adenylyltransferase, with amino-acid sequence MKRVLAIILGGGAGTRLYPLTKLRAKPAVPLAGKYRLIDIPVSNCINSEIFKIYVLTQFNSASLNRHIARTYNFSGFTEGFVEVLAAQQTPENLSWFQGTADAVRQYLWLFEEWGVDEYLILSGDHLYRMDYRQFIQRHRETGADITLSVIPIDERRASDFGLMKIDQSGRVVDFSEKPKGDALKKMAVDTTILGLEKNQAEQQPYIASMGIYIFKRDVLTKLLKDATERTDFGKEIIPDSANDYNIQAYLFDGYWEDIGTIEAFYNANLALTKQPRPPFSFYDEHAPIYTRARYLPPSKLLDCHVTQSIISEGCILKNCRIENSVLGVRSRVEAGCVIQDSLIMGADYYQPFAERQSDCEHSSIPLGIGANTTIRRAIIDKNTHIGCDVQIVNKDNVQEAERENQGFYIRNGIVVVLKNAVIPDGTII